From the genome of Grus americana isolate bGruAme1 chromosome 9, bGruAme1.mat, whole genome shotgun sequence, one region includes:
- the LOC129210105 gene encoding calcium-activated potassium channel subunit beta-2 isoform X2 — MFIWTSGRSSTSYRHDEKRNIYQKIRDHDLLDKRKTVTALKAGEDRAILLGLAMMVCSIMMYFLLGITLLRSYMQSVWTEEAQCSLLNASITETFNCSFSCGPDCWKISQYPCLQVYVNLTSSGQKLLLYHTEETMKINSECSYIPKCGKNYEESMSLVNVVMENFRKYQRFSCFYDPEGVQKNVILTKLYSSNVLFHSLFWPTCMMIGGVAIVAMVKLTQYLSLLCERIQRINR, encoded by the exons aaatatttaccaaaaaatCAGGGATCACGATCTACtggacaaaaggaaaacagtcacAGCCCTAAAAGCCGGAGAAGACCGAGCCATACTCCTTGGGCTGGCCATGATGGTGTGCTCTATCATGATGTACTTCCTCCTGGGAATCACCCTGCTGCGGTCTTACATGCAAAG TGTCTGGACAGAAGAGGCTCAGTGCTCGCTTCTCAACGCATCCATCACAGAAACCTTCAACTGCTCATTTAGCTGCGGTCCAGACTGCTGGAAAATCTCTCAGTACCCCTGCCTTCAGGTGTACGTTAATCTCACCTCTTCTGGCCAGAAGCTTCTGCTCTACCACACCGAGGAgacaatgaaaattaattctgag TGTTCATACATACCCAAGTGCGGCAAGAATTACGAGGAATCCATGTCGCTGGTGAACGTTGTGATGGAAAACTTCAGAAAGTACCAACGCTTCTCCTGCTTCTACGACCCCGAAGGTGTTCAGAAGAACGTGATACTAACCAAACTGTACAGCTCCAACGTGCTGTTCCACTCCCTCTTCTGGCCCACCTGCATGATGATCGGCGGGGTCGCCATCGTCGCGATGGTAAAGCTGACTCAATACCTTTCCCTCCTCTGTGAGAGAATCCAAAGGATCAACAGATAA
- the LOC129210105 gene encoding calcium-activated potassium channel subunit beta-2 isoform X5 encodes MSLCFKYPRDKWRDHDLLDKRKTVTALKAGEDRAILLGLAMMVCSIMMYFLLGITLLRSYMQSVWTEEAQCSLLNASITETFNCSFSCGPDCWKISQYPCLQVYVNLTSSGQKLLLYHTEETMKINSECSYIPKCGKNYEESMSLVNVVMENFRKYQRFSCFYDPEGVQKNVILTKLYSSNVLFHSLFWPTCMMIGGVAIVAMVKLTQYLSLLCERIQRINR; translated from the exons GGATCACGATCTACtggacaaaaggaaaacagtcacAGCCCTAAAAGCCGGAGAAGACCGAGCCATACTCCTTGGGCTGGCCATGATGGTGTGCTCTATCATGATGTACTTCCTCCTGGGAATCACCCTGCTGCGGTCTTACATGCAAAG TGTCTGGACAGAAGAGGCTCAGTGCTCGCTTCTCAACGCATCCATCACAGAAACCTTCAACTGCTCATTTAGCTGCGGTCCAGACTGCTGGAAAATCTCTCAGTACCCCTGCCTTCAGGTGTACGTTAATCTCACCTCTTCTGGCCAGAAGCTTCTGCTCTACCACACCGAGGAgacaatgaaaattaattctgag TGTTCATACATACCCAAGTGCGGCAAGAATTACGAGGAATCCATGTCGCTGGTGAACGTTGTGATGGAAAACTTCAGAAAGTACCAACGCTTCTCCTGCTTCTACGACCCCGAAGGTGTTCAGAAGAACGTGATACTAACCAAACTGTACAGCTCCAACGTGCTGTTCCACTCCCTCTTCTGGCCCACCTGCATGATGATCGGCGGGGTCGCCATCGTCGCGATGGTAAAGCTGACTCAATACCTTTCCCTCCTCTGTGAGAGAATCCAAAGGATCAACAGATAA
- the LOC129210105 gene encoding calcium-activated potassium channel subunit beta-2 isoform X4, producing MSLCFKYPRDKWRNIYQKIRDHDLLDKRKTVTALKAGEDRAILLGLAMMVCSIMMYFLLGITLLRSYMQSVWTEEAQCSLLNASITETFNCSFSCGPDCWKISQYPCLQVYVNLTSSGQKLLLYHTEETMKINSECSYIPKCGKNYEESMSLVNVVMENFRKYQRFSCFYDPEGVQKNVILTKLYSSNVLFHSLFWPTCMMIGGVAIVAMVKLTQYLSLLCERIQRINR from the exons aaatatttaccaaaaaatCAGGGATCACGATCTACtggacaaaaggaaaacagtcacAGCCCTAAAAGCCGGAGAAGACCGAGCCATACTCCTTGGGCTGGCCATGATGGTGTGCTCTATCATGATGTACTTCCTCCTGGGAATCACCCTGCTGCGGTCTTACATGCAAAG TGTCTGGACAGAAGAGGCTCAGTGCTCGCTTCTCAACGCATCCATCACAGAAACCTTCAACTGCTCATTTAGCTGCGGTCCAGACTGCTGGAAAATCTCTCAGTACCCCTGCCTTCAGGTGTACGTTAATCTCACCTCTTCTGGCCAGAAGCTTCTGCTCTACCACACCGAGGAgacaatgaaaattaattctgag TGTTCATACATACCCAAGTGCGGCAAGAATTACGAGGAATCCATGTCGCTGGTGAACGTTGTGATGGAAAACTTCAGAAAGTACCAACGCTTCTCCTGCTTCTACGACCCCGAAGGTGTTCAGAAGAACGTGATACTAACCAAACTGTACAGCTCCAACGTGCTGTTCCACTCCCTCTTCTGGCCCACCTGCATGATGATCGGCGGGGTCGCCATCGTCGCGATGGTAAAGCTGACTCAATACCTTTCCCTCCTCTGTGAGAGAATCCAAAGGATCAACAGATAA
- the LOC129210105 gene encoding calcium-activated potassium channel subunit beta-2 isoform X1 — MFIWTSGRSSTSYRHDEKRDHDLLDKRKTVTALKAGEDRAILLGLAMMVCSIMMYFLLGITLLRSYMQSVWTEEAQCSLLNASITETFNCSFSCGPDCWKISQYPCLQVYVNLTSSGQKLLLYHTEETMKINSECSYIPKCGKNYEESMSLVNVVMENFRKYQRFSCFYDPEGVQKNVILTKLYSSNVLFHSLFWPTCMMIGGVAIVAMVKLTQYLSLLCERIQRINR, encoded by the exons GGATCACGATCTACtggacaaaaggaaaacagtcacAGCCCTAAAAGCCGGAGAAGACCGAGCCATACTCCTTGGGCTGGCCATGATGGTGTGCTCTATCATGATGTACTTCCTCCTGGGAATCACCCTGCTGCGGTCTTACATGCAAAG TGTCTGGACAGAAGAGGCTCAGTGCTCGCTTCTCAACGCATCCATCACAGAAACCTTCAACTGCTCATTTAGCTGCGGTCCAGACTGCTGGAAAATCTCTCAGTACCCCTGCCTTCAGGTGTACGTTAATCTCACCTCTTCTGGCCAGAAGCTTCTGCTCTACCACACCGAGGAgacaatgaaaattaattctgag TGTTCATACATACCCAAGTGCGGCAAGAATTACGAGGAATCCATGTCGCTGGTGAACGTTGTGATGGAAAACTTCAGAAAGTACCAACGCTTCTCCTGCTTCTACGACCCCGAAGGTGTTCAGAAGAACGTGATACTAACCAAACTGTACAGCTCCAACGTGCTGTTCCACTCCCTCTTCTGGCCCACCTGCATGATGATCGGCGGGGTCGCCATCGTCGCGATGGTAAAGCTGACTCAATACCTTTCCCTCCTCTGTGAGAGAATCCAAAGGATCAACAGATAA